The proteins below come from a single Bactrocera tryoni isolate S06 unplaced genomic scaffold, CSIRO_BtryS06_freeze2 scaffold_25, whole genome shotgun sequence genomic window:
- the LOC120780426 gene encoding uncharacterized protein LOC120780426, translating to NIKQWDDDQYDSEDEIPLLTLIRSNSSHDDTHREVPSLLSKVGGVNVSSEDIENWNDDQNTEDDEDFEVSNNEDEEPVVEEDMQQQKVSFSEAVECINTLIKWYENNNDANQISHLINMRTKIVRSYYTKEKKQTSLDRFFKPALICIM from the coding sequence aatataaaacagtgGGACGATGATCAATACGACAGCGAAGACGAAATTCCATTGCTTACATTGATTAGATCAAATAGTTCTCACGATGATACACATCGAGAGGTACCATCGTTATTGTCCAAGGTGGGTGGTGTTAACGTCAGCAGTGAAGACATCGAAAATTGGAACGACGATCAAAATACGGAAGATGATGAAGATTTCGAAGTGTCTAACAATGAAGATGAAGAACCAGTTGTCGAGGAAGATATGCAACAACAGAAAGTCAGTTTTTCCGAAGCAGTTGAATGCATCAATACCTTGATAAAGTGGTATGAAAACAATAATGATGCAAATCAGATATCACATCTTATTAATATGCGTACGAAAATTGTCAGGAGCTATtacacaaaagaaaagaaacaaacaagtCTCGACCGCTTCTTTAAACCAGCCCTTATATGTATAATGTGA